In Oryza brachyantha chromosome 2, ObraRS2, whole genome shotgun sequence, a single window of DNA contains:
- the LOC102712147 gene encoding ammonium transporter 1 member 2: MATCVETLGPLLGTAAGNATGYLCNRFADTTSAVDSTYLLFSAYLVFAMQLGFAMLCAGSVRAKNTMNIMLTNVLDAAAGALFYYLFGFAFAFGAPSNGFIGKHFFGLKQVPQVGFDYSFFLFQWAFAIAAAGITSGSIAERTQFVAYLIYSAFLTGFVYPVVSHWIWSTDGWASASRTSGPLLFKSGVIDFAGSGVVHMVGGVAGLWGALIEGPRIGRFDHAGRSVALRGHSASLVVLGSFLLWFGWYGFNPGSFLTILKSYGPPGSIHGQWSAVGRTAVTTTLAGSTAALTTLFGKRLQTGHWNVIDVCNGLLGGFAAITAGCSVVDPWAAIICGFVSAWVLIGLNALSARLKFDDPLEAAQLHGGCGAWGVIFTALFARREYVEQVLGQTGRPYGLFMGGGGRLLGAHIVVILVIAAWVSFTMAPLFLVLNKLGLLRISAEDEMAGMDQTRHGGFAYAYHDEDDGKAGHGVGGFMLKSAHSTQVAAETGGHV, encoded by the coding sequence atGGCGACGTGCGTGGAGACACTCGGCCCGCTGctgggcacggcggcggggaacGCGACGGGCTACCTGTGCAACCGGTTCGCGGACACGACGTCGGCGGTGGACTCGACGTACCTGCTCTTCTCGGCCTACCTCGTGTTCGCCATGCAGCTCGGGTTCGCCATGCTCTGCGCGGGATCCGTCCGCGCCAAGAACACCATGAACATCATGCTCACCAACGTgctcgacgccgcggcgggcgcgcTCTTCTACTACCTCTTCGgcttcgccttcgccttcggGGCGCCGTCCAACGGCTTCATCGGGAAGCACTTCTTCGGCCTCAAGCAGGTCCCGCAGGTCGGATTCGACTAcagcttcttcctcttccagtgggccttcgccatcgccgccgcgggcaTCACGTCCGGCTCCATCGCCGAGCGGACGCAGTTCGTGGCGTACCTTATCTACTCCGCCTTCCTCACCGGCTTCGTCTACCCGGTGGTGTCCCACTGGATCTGGTCGACCGACGGGTGGGCCTCGGCGTCCCGCACGTCGGGGCCGTTGCTCTTCAAGTCCGGCGTCATCGACTTCGCCGGGTCAGGGGTTGTCCACATGGTTGGCGGCGTGGCCGGACTCTGGGGCGCCCTCATCGAGGGCCCTCGCATTGGGCGGTTCGACCACGCCGGCCGCTCGGTGGCGCTGCGCGGCCACAGCGCGTCGCTCGTCGTGCTCGGCAGCTTCCTGCTGTGGTTCGGATGGTACGGGTTTAACCCCGGCTCGTTCCTCACCATCCTCAAATCCTACGGCCCGCCGGGCAGCATCCACGGGCAGTGGTCGGCGGTGGGCCGCACCGCGGTGACCACTACCCTCGCCGGAAGCACGGCGGCGCTCACGACGCTCTTTGGGAAGAGGCTCCAGACGGGGCACTGGAACGTGATCGACGTCTGCAacggcctcctcggcggctTCGCGGCGATCACCGCCGGCTGCTCTGTCGTTGACCCCTGGGCCGCGATCATCTGCGGGTTCGTCTCGGCGTGGGTGCTCATCGGCCTCAACGCGCTGTCGGCGAGGCTCAAGTTCGACGACCCGCTCGAGGCGGCGCAGCTGCACGGCGGGTGCGGCGCGTGGGGCGTCATCTTCACGGCGCTGTTCGCGCGCAGGGAGTACGTCGAGCAGGTCCTCGGCCAGACGGGGCGTCCGTACGGGCTGTtcatgggcggcggcgggcggctgcTCGGGGCGCACATAGTGGTCATCCTGGTCATCGCGGCGTGGGTGAGCTTCACCATGGCCCCGCTGTTCCTGGTGCTCAACAAGCTGGGTCTGCTGCGCATCTCGGCCGAGGACGAGATGGCCGGCATGGACCAGACGCGGCACGGCGGCTTCGCGTACGCGTAccacgacgaggacgacggcaaGGCGGGCCATGGCGTCGGCGGGTTCATGCTCAAGTCGGCGCACAGCACGCAGGTCGCAGCCGAGACGGGCGGCCATGTCTAG